From the genome of Myxococcaceae bacterium JPH2, one region includes:
- a CDS encoding YciI family protein, protein MRVMVIVKASPNSEKGIMPKEEMLAAMGKYNEELVKAGIMLAGEGLHPSSRAKRVAFADGKKPKVIDGPFSETKELIAGYWMWQVRSMEEAVEWARRCPNPMPGEEGMLELRPVFEAEDFGKEFTPELRAQEERLRAELERQQQSK, encoded by the coding sequence ATGCGCGTGATGGTCATTGTGAAGGCGAGCCCGAACTCCGAGAAGGGCATCATGCCCAAGGAAGAGATGCTCGCGGCCATGGGCAAGTACAACGAGGAGCTGGTGAAGGCCGGCATCATGCTCGCCGGCGAAGGACTGCACCCCAGCAGCCGGGCCAAGCGGGTGGCCTTCGCGGATGGGAAGAAGCCGAAGGTCATCGATGGGCCCTTCTCCGAGACGAAGGAGCTGATCGCCGGCTACTGGATGTGGCAGGTGCGGTCCATGGAGGAGGCGGTGGAGTGGGCGCGCCGCTGCCCGAACCCGATGCCGGGAGAGGAGGGCATGCTGGAGCTTCGCCCGGTCTTCGAGGCGGAGGACTTCGGCAAGGAGTTCACCCCCGAGCTGCGCGCTCAGGAGGAGCGCCTGCGCGCGGAGCTGGAGCGCCAGCAGCAGTCCAAGTAG
- a CDS encoding long-chain fatty acid--CoA ligase: MTPRSHSGGLVAHAHPSLPQMILDRARASPQRVAFRVRRGDTYVDVPWSEASPRLEAISAGLLSAGALEDGACISIVGNTTMESCLVDFAALCAGLKTVPVYASLLPEEVGYMHVDTAAQLIVVDDASQLEKVRAFRQGFTFHARQYSSGELKVRAKVVVIHPAGLAPADDWESLETLEARGRSQRAALEQELRRRVSLLRREHVATFTYTSGTTGAPKAVIQTHDNMLAMLEDVAEAGLMDDTVIEHGLFLFLPAAHSFGRMVEFAGPFFGAPLVMSSVPTLAADLVAGRPGFFPAAPRVFEKMMAKVASAIENEHGPRRWLMDWALGVGRQVATRRAAGSSVPIWLEAQRALADRLVLSKLRARLGLDHASVLLSGAAALRVDVQMFFLALGLNILEAYGLTETCPGLTVNRKDNVHPGTVGRPFKHCELKVAPDGELLARGPNISRGYLNRPEATADAFDADGWFRTGDLGSIDAEGFVRITGRKKELLKTSGGKYIAPLKIEAQLKQHPIVQEAVVIGEGRNYCTALFALDTEILATVARREGFPADPSHPRVTTVLEGLVAETNASLASFERIKTFRVSPGPFTVDGGELTASLKVKRHAVVQKHAALIESMYGASEAAH; encoded by the coding sequence ATGACACCTCGTTCCCACAGCGGAGGCCTCGTGGCCCATGCACACCCGTCCCTCCCCCAGATGATTCTCGACCGGGCGCGCGCTTCGCCGCAGCGCGTCGCATTCCGGGTGCGCCGGGGCGATACCTATGTCGACGTCCCCTGGTCAGAGGCGTCTCCGCGCCTCGAAGCCATCTCGGCGGGGTTGTTGAGCGCCGGAGCGCTCGAGGATGGCGCGTGCATCTCCATCGTCGGCAACACCACGATGGAGTCGTGTCTCGTCGACTTCGCGGCCCTGTGCGCGGGCCTCAAGACGGTCCCCGTCTACGCGAGCCTGCTGCCGGAAGAAGTGGGCTACATGCACGTGGACACCGCGGCGCAGCTCATCGTCGTCGATGACGCAAGCCAGCTCGAGAAAGTGCGAGCCTTTCGACAGGGTTTCACGTTCCACGCGCGGCAGTACTCGTCAGGCGAACTCAAGGTCCGAGCCAAGGTGGTGGTCATCCACCCCGCCGGGCTTGCTCCCGCGGATGATTGGGAAAGCCTGGAGACACTCGAGGCCCGAGGTCGCTCCCAGCGTGCCGCCTTGGAGCAGGAGCTGCGTCGAAGGGTGTCCCTGCTTCGGCGCGAGCACGTCGCGACCTTCACGTACACGTCCGGAACGACGGGCGCACCGAAGGCGGTGATTCAAACCCATGACAACATGCTGGCGATGCTCGAAGACGTCGCCGAAGCGGGGCTCATGGATGACACCGTGATTGAGCACGGCCTGTTCCTCTTCCTCCCGGCCGCGCACTCCTTCGGGCGCATGGTGGAGTTCGCGGGTCCGTTCTTCGGCGCGCCGCTGGTCATGTCGTCGGTGCCCACGCTGGCGGCGGACCTCGTCGCCGGGCGCCCGGGCTTCTTCCCGGCGGCTCCGCGCGTCTTCGAGAAGATGATGGCGAAGGTAGCGAGCGCCATCGAGAACGAGCACGGGCCGCGCCGATGGCTGATGGACTGGGCCCTGGGCGTGGGCCGGCAGGTCGCGACTCGCAGGGCCGCGGGCAGCTCGGTGCCCATCTGGCTGGAGGCCCAGCGCGCCCTGGCGGACCGCCTCGTGCTGTCGAAGCTGCGCGCACGGCTGGGGTTGGACCATGCCTCGGTCCTGCTCTCGGGAGCCGCGGCGCTTCGCGTCGATGTCCAGATGTTCTTCCTCGCGCTGGGGCTGAACATCCTGGAGGCGTATGGACTGACGGAGACATGTCCGGGCTTGACGGTCAATCGCAAGGACAACGTCCATCCCGGGACCGTGGGGAGACCCTTCAAGCACTGCGAACTGAAGGTGGCCCCCGATGGGGAACTCCTGGCGCGCGGGCCCAATATCTCCCGAGGCTACTTGAATCGTCCGGAGGCCACGGCGGACGCCTTCGATGCGGACGGCTGGTTCCGCACCGGAGACCTGGGCTCCATCGACGCGGAGGGGTTCGTCCGGATTACCGGCCGGAAGAAGGAGCTGCTCAAGACGAGCGGCGGCAAATACATCGCGCCGCTGAAGATTGAGGCGCAGCTCAAGCAACACCCCATCGTCCAGGAGGCCGTCGTGATTGGCGAGGGTCGCAATTACTGCACGGCCCTGTTCGCGCTCGACACGGAGATCCTCGCCACGGTGGCGCGCCGCGAGGGGTTCCCCGCGGATCCCTCGCACCCACGAGTCACCACCGTCCTGGAGGGCCTGGTCGCGGAGACCAACGCGAGCCTCGCGTCCTTCGAGCGCATCAAGACGTTCCGTGTGTCTCCCGGACCGTTCACGGTGGATGGCGGCGAGCTGACGGCATCACTGAAGGTCAAGCGCCACGCGGTCGTGCAGAAGCACGCGGCGCTGATTGAATCGATGTACGGCGCCTCCGAAGCGGCGCACTGA
- a CDS encoding helix-turn-helix transcriptional regulator, with translation MILHMQSHLLLGGGRALYVGRFDVLPRHRFAANAVLVGLDDAFALVDDDGHVEQHEAAFVRGWQWHALDFQGGRAAVLFLEPGAGISGRIGAGVLREAVEAALAARRPEPWTELLRNALGLGPCPLAVDTRIARVAEFLATPDDAPADAVTLAQRVGASLSLVEHRFREQFGVPIGAFRAWHRMQLAAALALRGQSLTEVAHAAGFYDSAHFSRLFRGMFGLSPSKVFTHGLTGAVFESRDAEARRWCSSS, from the coding sequence ATGATTCTGCACATGCAGAGCCACTTGCTCCTGGGGGGCGGAAGGGCGTTGTACGTCGGCCGCTTCGATGTGCTGCCCAGGCATCGCTTCGCCGCCAACGCGGTGCTCGTGGGGCTCGATGACGCGTTCGCGCTCGTGGACGACGATGGCCACGTCGAGCAGCACGAGGCCGCTTTCGTCCGGGGCTGGCAGTGGCATGCGCTCGACTTTCAGGGAGGCCGCGCCGCCGTGTTGTTCCTGGAGCCTGGCGCGGGAATCAGCGGTCGCATCGGCGCAGGCGTGTTGCGCGAAGCGGTCGAGGCCGCCCTGGCCGCGCGAAGGCCCGAACCCTGGACCGAACTCCTCCGGAACGCGCTCGGGCTCGGGCCGTGCCCGCTGGCGGTCGACACCCGCATCGCGCGGGTCGCCGAGTTTCTCGCCACCCCCGACGACGCGCCCGCGGATGCGGTGACGCTGGCGCAGCGGGTGGGGGCCTCCCTGTCACTCGTCGAGCACCGATTCCGAGAGCAGTTCGGCGTTCCGATCGGCGCATTCCGAGCATGGCACCGGATGCAACTGGCCGCGGCGCTCGCACTCCGCGGCCAAAGCCTGACGGAGGTCGCGCACGCCGCGGGCTTCTACGACTCGGCCCATTTCTCGCGGCTGTTTCGAGGGATGTTCGGCTTGTCCCCCTCGAAGGTCTTCACCCATGGCCTCACGGGTGCTGTCTTCGAGTCGCGTGACGCCGAGGCGCGTCGCTGGTGCTCCTCATCGTGA
- the vioE gene encoding violacein biosynthesis enzyme VioE, with protein MRTRPPPPLLPVQWSSAYVSYWSPMLRDDQITSGYCWFDYARDVCRIDGLFNPWPEKELGYKLWMSEVGDVARGQSLKRKMAYWKKAGPLGDSLSEALLPDELSSFRELFLPRAVLIDGNARHAGCDSVLGQLADAWTVDRPNKAPLTLYLQAGTHLLLRMVSGNDSQHVSVRDFPNAYSGDIPESVFTMRSTSDAPRRHATRRQHP; from the coding sequence ATGCGAACTCGTCCCCCTCCGCCGCTCCTGCCAGTTCAATGGAGCAGCGCATATGTCTCCTACTGGTCGCCCATGCTGCGAGACGACCAGATCACCTCCGGCTACTGCTGGTTCGACTACGCGCGCGATGTCTGCCGAATCGACGGTCTCTTCAATCCCTGGCCCGAAAAAGAGCTGGGGTACAAGCTCTGGATGTCGGAGGTCGGTGATGTCGCGCGTGGACAGAGCCTCAAGCGGAAGATGGCCTACTGGAAGAAGGCGGGCCCTCTCGGCGATTCCTTGAGCGAGGCCCTGCTACCGGATGAGCTGTCGTCGTTCCGTGAGTTGTTCCTGCCTCGCGCCGTGTTGATTGATGGGAATGCGCGCCATGCCGGGTGTGACTCGGTGCTGGGCCAACTGGCGGATGCCTGGACCGTCGACAGGCCGAACAAGGCCCCCTTGACCTTGTACCTCCAGGCCGGCACCCACCTGCTGCTCCGCATGGTTTCCGGAAACGACAGCCAGCACGTCTCCGTGCGTGACTTTCCCAACGCCTACAGCGGAGACATTCCCGAGAGTGTCTTCACGATGAGGAGCACCAGCGACGCGCCTCGGCGTCACGCGACTCGAAGACAGCACCCGTGA